A genomic segment from Malus domestica chromosome 05, GDT2T_hap1 encodes:
- the LOC103434454 gene encoding protein PHLOEM PROTEIN 2-LIKE A1-like, with amino-acid sequence MATDAKAQEEKRSFPHKYEDILKDFGASNDSSSPAKVPSKVKYPGIFDQPKKKRYWVDREGNNCFVLYARALTITFGEDDRYWRWNPVYAASSVYVDAAELLDVLSLEVKGDFETAYLTPGTVYEVSYIIMMKDPKYGWEDKVEFSVTPPQNLQIVPRNSTLDLRTKGRWWSYVRVAEFTTSPGQSGRMYFMLRQTVGKWKKGLVIKGVDITPK; translated from the exons ATGGCTACTGATGCTAAAGCGCAAGAGGAAAAGCGGTCATTCCCACATAAGTATGAAGACATTCTGAAAGATTTTGGCGCAAGTAACGACTCGTCCTCACCTGCAAAAGTCCCTTCGAAggtcaaatatccaggaattttCGACCAACCGAAAAAG AAAAGGTATTGGGTTGATAGGGAGGGCAACAACTGTTTTGTGCTGTATGCAAGAGCTCTCACAATCACTTTCGGTGAAGACGATCGTTACTGGCGCTGGAACCCCGTGTACGCAGCCAG TTCTGTCTACGTTGATGCTGCTGAACTGTTAGATGTATTATCGCTAGAAGTGAAAGGGGATTTTGAGACCGCATACCTGACACCCGGAACTGTGTATGAAGTTTCATATATAATCATGATGAAGGACCCAAAATATGGATGGGAAGATAAAGTCGAATTCAGCGTCACTCCCCCTCAGAACCTGCAGATTGTCCCGAGAAACTCTACACTTGATCTGAGGACAAAAGGAAGATGGTGGAGTTATGTCCGAGTTGCCGAATTTACAACATCGCCTGGGCAATCTGGCCGGATGTATTTTATGCTCCGTCAAACTGTTGGGAAATGGAAGAAAGGGCTTGTTATCAAGGGTGTCGACATTACTCCTAAATAA
- the LOC139196615 gene encoding uncharacterized protein — protein MERFFKRKSSSGSGSSNNVDSSNTVGSSRTPSSRQSQLDDVLGNLQADPGLRTRIIDYDANMRDEVRRLYLQKGPCQPRCHNFPITNMSGINRRFIPQWFDEFDWLEYSVSKDAAFCLYCYLFKTNFEQVGSEAFTGDGFKNWKKGRERFKMHVGPVGSVHNKAREAATNLMNQATHIETAVSKHSDQTRKAYRTCLIASIKCTKFLLRQGLPFRGHDESATSSNRGNYLELLQFLADNNDKVREVVMENAPGNLKLLAPSIQKEIVNSCALETLDAIMDGLKDKFFSILVDEARDVSVKEQMAMVLRYVDDNGHVIERFVGIQHVTDTTSSSLKDAIDTLFSRYGLSISKLRGQGYDGASNMRGELNGLKTKILREQPCAYYVHCFAHQLQLALVAVAKNNIDIASFFATANNVVNHVGASCKRRDSLRGQLQEELVIAFENDCLITGRGLNQETSLKRAGDTRWNSHYGTLISIISMFSSVVHVLQMVIDDNPNESAGEANTLMRVILTFEFVFHLFLMKVILGLTNDLSQALQRKDQEIVNAMALVKSCKEKL, from the coding sequence ATGGAACggttttttaagagaaagtcATCATCGGGTTCGGGTAGTTCGAATAATGTTGATAGTTCAAATACTGTTGGTAGTTCAAGAACTCCAAGTTCAAGACAAAGTCAGTTAGATGATGTTTTGGGTAATCTTCAAGCGGATCCTGGATTAAGAACTCGAATAATAGATTATGACGCTAATATGAGAGATGAGGTCCGAAGATTATATCTACAAAAAGGACCTTGTCAACCTAGATGTCATAATTTCCCAATAACTAATATGTCGGGAATTAATCGACGCTTCATTCCCCAATggtttgatgagtttgattggttggagtatagtGTATCTAAAGATGCGGCATTTTGTCTCTATTGCTATctctttaaaaccaattttgaaCAAGTGGGTAGTGAAGCTTTCACTGGAGATGGATTTAAGAAttggaagaaagggagagaaagatttaaGATGCATGTTGGACCGGTTGGGAGTGTTCATAATAAGGCTAGAGAAGCTgctacaaatttgatgaatcaaGCTACACATATTGAAACGGCAGTGAGCAAACACTCTGACCAAACTCGTAAGGCTTATCGCACATGCTTGATTGCTTCAATCAAGTGCACTAAGTTTTTATTGCGACAAGGTCTTCCTTTTCGTGGCCATGATGAAAGTGCCACTTCAAGCAATAGGGGAAATTACTTGGAGTTATTGCAATTCCTTGCagataataatgataaagttagagaagttgtgatggaaaatgctccggggaatctcaaattactagctccttccattcaaaaagaaattgtgaattcatGTGCCCTTGAAACACTTGATGCTATCATGGATGGTCTAAAAGATAAATTCTTTTCAATATTGGTGGATGAAGCACGTGATGTGTCTGTGAAAGAGCAAATGGCTATGGTGTTGCGTTATGTGGATGACAACGGGCATGTAATTGAAAGATTTGTGGGTATCCAACATGTTACCGACACTACTTCAAGTTCACTAAAGGATGCTATTGACACATTGTTTTCTCGCTACGGTTTGAGCATTTCCAAGCTACGAGGACAAGGTTATGATGGTGCTAGCAATATGAGAGGTGAGTTGAAtggccttaaaacaaagatattgagagaacaaccttgtgcatattatgttcattgctttgctCATCAACTTCAACTAGCTCTTGTTGCCGTAGCAAAGAATAATATAGACATTGCCTCTTTTTTTGCAACGGCTAATAATGTAGTTAATCATGTTGGAGCATCTTGTAAGCGGCGTGATTCACTTAGAGGGCAACTTCAAGAAGAGCTTGTGATAGCTTTTGAAAATGATTGTCTTATAACGGGGCGAGgcttaaatcaagaaacaagtcTCAAACGTGCCGGTGACACACGATGGAACTCACACTATGGTACCTTGATTAGCATCATTTCTATGTTTTCATCCGTGGTTCATGTGCTTCAAATGGTTATTGATGATAATCCCAATGAAAGTGCGGGTGAAGCAAATACGTTAATGAGAGTGATACTtacttttgagtttgtgtttcaccttttcttgatgaaagtcatattgggactcacaaatgatttgtcacaagcattgcaaaggaaagatcaagaaattgtgaatgcaatggctTTAGTGAAATCATGCAAGGAAAAGCTATAG
- the LOC103434453 gene encoding phosphatase IMPL1, chloroplastic-like produces MGSPLASLIFSPNLPLRISQIPRSNLPPNRPDYSLLLNSKQKLQHGLQRFGLSIAKPTRSLCTKAVFSEIPNPELYVKVGAKSTGPIPIGQLVGVVEKAAKTGAEVVMDAVNKPRDITYKGLTDLVTK; encoded by the exons ATGGGCTCTCCTCTAGC GTCCCTGATTTTCTCCCCAAACCTTCCTCTCAGAATTTCTCAAATACCAAGATCAAATTTACCGCCCAATCGACCAGATTACTCACTTTTACTGAATTCAAAGCAAAAATTGCAACATGGGCTTCAAAGATTTGGACTTTCGATTGCCAAACCGACGAGAAGTCTCTGCACAAAGGCTGTGTTCTCTGAAATTCCAAACCCGGAGCTGTATGTGAAAGTTGGGGCCAAATCAACTGGACCAATTCCAATTGGTCAGCTCGTTGGAGTGGTAGAGAAGGCCGCTAAGACTGGCGCTGAG GTTGTGATGGATGCTGTTAATAAGCCTCGGGATATCACCTATAAAGGACTAACAGACTTGGTCACTAA ATAG